A stretch of the Blastocatellia bacterium genome encodes the following:
- a CDS encoding glycosyltransferase family 2 protein, with the protein MTSKFNSISAVLPAFNEEENIEAAALKMLDALKTLPFSSYEVIIVNDGSKDRTGEISDSLAAKYPEIRVIHHPTNLGYAQALSNGFTGAKSDLIFYTDSDNQFDVKELKNFIAPIEDYDLVCGFRIYRYDPLTRLFLSWGFNLLVRIIFRIRVRDIDCAFKLFRRSIFDKIKIESQRFFVDAEVLAKARYHKFSMTELGVRHYPRTAGSSTVRPSHIFYTLQELAKIWVNIHLKGDKS; encoded by the coding sequence ATGACGAGCAAGTTTAATTCTATTTCCGCAGTGCTGCCAGCTTTTAATGAAGAGGAAAATATTGAAGCCGCAGCACTTAAAATGCTAGATGCACTTAAAACACTTCCTTTTTCTTCATATGAAGTAATCATTGTTAATGATGGTAGCAAAGACCGAACAGGCGAAATTAGCGACTCGCTAGCAGCAAAATATCCAGAAATTCGCGTAATCCATCACCCAACTAATCTTGGCTATGCTCAAGCTTTAAGTAATGGTTTTACTGGTGCTAAATCAGACCTTATTTTTTATACTGATTCTGATAACCAATTTGATGTCAAAGAGTTAAAGAACTTTATTGCACCTATTGAAGATTATGATTTAGTTTGTGGATTTCGTATTTATCGCTATGATCCTTTAACTAGATTATTTTTGTCTTGGGGTTTTAATTTACTGGTTAGAATTATTTTCCGTATACGAGTTAGAGATATTGATTGTGCTTTTAAGTTATTTCGTCGCAGCATTTTTGACAAAATTAAAATTGAATCACAACGCTTTTTTGTTGATGCTGAAGTGTTGGCTAAAGCCAGATATCATAAATTTTCTATGACGGAATTAGGCGTAAGACATTACCCTAGAACGGCTGGAAGTTCTACCGTTCGACCTTCTCATATTTTCTACACTTTACAAGAGTTAGCCAAGATTTGGGTTAATATTCATTTGAAAGGTGACAAATCTTGA
- a CDS encoding flippase-like domain-containing protein has translation MNSQSPEATLLNPSPVTDLKLNQNKSSLLWKILQIAIGLVAFIFVLTRIDQKELLKVIAQVNYFILLGAVLNTLFMTYLMGWRWQLLIKVKYSVSSWTLFGQYLTAQFFNLFTPSAVGEI, from the coding sequence TTGAACTCACAGTCACCTGAAGCCACTTTACTTAATCCTAGTCCTGTAACAGATCTAAAACTTAATCAAAACAAATCGAGTTTACTCTGGAAAATATTACAAATTGCTATTGGACTAGTAGCTTTTATCTTTGTTTTAACAAGAATTGACCAAAAGGAATTATTAAAAGTTATTGCTCAGGTAAATTATTTTATTTTACTAGGCGCAGTGCTAAACACATTATTTATGACTTATTTAATGGGTTGGCGTTGGCAACTATTAATAAAAGTAAAATACTCTGTTAGTAGTTGGACATTGTTTGGTCAATATTTAACAGCACAGTTTTTTAATTTATTTACTCCTAGTGCTGTTGGGGAGATCTAG
- a CDS encoding alkaline phosphatase family protein translates to MSKKLFFLGLDGTTFDLLDPLMREIGLPNLERIIASGARASLETTIPPITPTAWVSLVTGKNPGKHGILEFLLRRNGSMHNLPVNQALRDSPAIWDILSQLGKKVIVTNMPVTYPPASVNGLMVSDFLTPRGKRDFTYPSDLLAELESKFGPYRLYITEVYAPGNIDKVLDQLFDELEYKTKVTEYLMEQYPWDFYANHIWSTDRCQHELWHIWDEKHPLSNRKEVTKHRDRVMQFWKAVDEAVGRMVRKAGPDSLVMMGSDHGFGPIHKFLCFNIWLLSEGLLVLKKSAMTQLKKLLFNLGFTPEFGYRMSMRMGLAKIGWLLG, encoded by the coding sequence ATGAGTAAAAAATTATTTTTTCTTGGTTTAGATGGAACAACATTTGATTTACTTGACCCGTTAATGCGGGAAATAGGTCTTCCTAATCTTGAGCGTATTATTGCTAGTGGTGCTAGAGCTTCTTTAGAAACAACTATTCCACCCATCACCCCTACTGCTTGGGTTTCTTTAGTAACAGGTAAAAATCCAGGTAAACATGGAATACTAGAATTTTTACTTAGACGTAATGGATCAATGCACAATCTCCCAGTAAATCAAGCACTTAGAGATAGTCCGGCAATTTGGGATATACTTTCCCAGCTAGGTAAAAAAGTAATTGTTACAAATATGCCGGTTACTTATCCACCTGCTTCTGTTAATGGGTTGATGGTGTCTGACTTTTTAACTCCAAGAGGAAAACGAGATTTTACTTATCCATCAGATTTACTTGCAGAACTTGAATCAAAATTTGGCCCATATCGCCTTTATATTACAGAGGTTTACGCACCTGGCAATATTGATAAAGTGCTAGACCAGCTTTTTGATGAATTAGAGTATAAAACCAAGGTGACAGAATATTTAATGGAACAATACCCTTGGGATTTTTACGCTAACCATATTTGGAGTACAGACCGTTGCCAACACGAACTTTGGCATATTTGGGATGAAAAACACCCTCTTAGCAATCGTAAAGAAGTTACCAAACATCGTGACCGGGTTATGCAGTTTTGGAAGGCAGTTGATGAAGCAGTTGGAAGAATGGTAAGAAAAGCTGGGCCAGATAGTTTAGTTATGATGGGGTCAGATCACGGTTTTGGCCCAATTCATAAATTCCTTTGCTTTAATATTTGGCTACTTTCCGAAGGGTTACTTGTACTTAAGAAAAGTGCGATGACTCAACTTAAGAAACTGCTTTTTAATCTAGGGTTTACTCCAGAATTTGGCTATCGCATGTCAATGCGTATGGGACTAGCTAAAATCGGTTGGCTGCTGGGGTGA
- a CDS encoding UDP-3-O-acyl-N-acetylglucosamine deacetylase, with protein sequence MTVFTFAQNVLSNQFNTSFSQRTLKEAISCQGRGLHTGCDVKMTLKPAPPNTGICFQRVDLSNFEIPALIEYVARVSYATTLMRLGVMVATVEHLLSALAGCQIDNCIVELDSLEVPIMDGSSREFITLIKAAGVVEQSAARVCLKVLAPLEVCDGNRRIKIEPAEEFSINSLIDFAHPLIGKQMFSYSSSKTDYINEIAPARTFGFTKELDALRQVGLIRGGSLENAIVLTENGLLNTEALRFIDEFARHKVLDILGDLALIGRPIIGRVTAERSGHALHAQLVSQLLRDSSSWKLIEQENPQQLAVAR encoded by the coding sequence TTGACTGTTTTTACGTTCGCGCAAAATGTTCTAAGTAATCAATTTAATACTTCTTTTTCGCAAAGAACTCTTAAAGAAGCTATTAGCTGTCAAGGTCGTGGGTTACACACAGGTTGTGATGTAAAAATGACACTTAAACCCGCCCCTCCTAACACTGGAATTTGTTTTCAACGAGTAGACTTATCTAATTTTGAAATTCCTGCCTTAATTGAATACGTTGCTAGAGTTAGTTACGCTACTACATTAATGCGTTTAGGAGTAATGGTAGCTACTGTAGAGCATTTACTTTCTGCCTTAGCTGGCTGCCAAATTGACAATTGTATTGTTGAACTTGATTCGTTGGAAGTGCCAATAATGGATGGTAGTTCACGGGAATTTATTACTTTAATAAAAGCTGCTGGTGTAGTTGAACAATCTGCGGCTAGGGTGTGTTTAAAAGTTTTAGCTCCGTTAGAAGTGTGTGATGGCAATCGTAGAATTAAAATTGAGCCAGCAGAGGAATTTTCTATTAATTCTTTAATAGATTTTGCTCATCCATTAATAGGAAAACAAATGTTTAGTTATAGTTCTAGCAAAACAGATTATATCAATGAAATTGCTCCAGCACGAACATTTGGTTTTACTAAGGAACTAGACGCACTACGCCAAGTGGGTTTAATTCGTGGTGGATCGCTAGAAAATGCTATTGTTTTAACAGAAAATGGATTGCTTAATACAGAAGCCTTACGTTTTATTGATGAATTTGCACGGCATAAAGTTTTAGATATTCTTGGAGATCTTGCTTTAATAGGTCGCCCAATTATTGGTCGAGTAACAGCCGAACGTTCAGGACACGCGCTACATGCTCAATTAGTTTCGCAATTGCTTAGGGATTCTAGTTCTTGGAAACTTATTGAACAAGAAAATCCACAACAATTAGCCGTTGCTAGATAA